The genomic DNA gtgagagagggggcagatgtgagtgagatttaTGTTTTATGGTCCTTGctcagtagggtgtgttgtctcaggtggagatgctcttctatatgagagttttatgacgttggttcacGCAgaattctttgacttttaccggaaatagcaccttttgggtgtagacattctggtgccagccttacagagactttaatcttttgatggactcagtccttgatcatagtgaagcaaaagtgtttaagcccccttgagcaacactgacacttcacaggatgtgtaaaaatcttggtcttacagatatttggagacttttgaacccatttggtagggactataaatttttttcatcagtccataagatttattctagaatatatatatatatatatatatatatatatatatatatatatatatatattttatatctaagtccctcatttcatctaatgttgactgctcaattggaaacattttagtctcagatcacgccctggtgagtttagaggtgctgccacatgtggagaaaaagaaatcaaatagttggcactttaatgtatcccttttgcaaaatcctgaattccaacaaatgttaaaggttgaaatcagtgtttatatggagaccaactggtcctcagtatcctctgtgggtgtggcttgggaggcacttaaggctaggcctacccaagattttgttttattattatgcagtcagtctcagacatttggctcattggtcccttccacctgagagaatccctccctggttttgtattgaacagaaagttcctgcccctatttcgccattgcaaagcctttctgtcaaactaaccggagaagttaagttacaccccgttatcttgcattttcactcggtatggacaaaagtgtcagagtgtttaattcgtacatttatttaaatgttgcctcgagcatatggctgaacccaaaattatgtattaataagtcccctttcagctggacagagtggattgtgagggaggttaatacgcttggtgacctatatgagggtggagtgttgagatcctttgaaaaatctggttcaacattttgagattcccgggtctcaattctttaggtatttacagctgcgccacctgctctgtactatttttgggagtagcattcacccccctaaagcggcagatacacctggagtggtgattactgcttttggaaaaggtcatgaggcatcagtgtattactctctgctaattcagagtctgggggatggagcttcaacttctctcaagagattatgggagaaagattgaaacttggtattggaggagggagtatggGCTAGGGTTCTAAAAAttatcaagtctacatctagagatgctagggtgcgccttatgcaatttaagattttacatagattctattggacccacactagattgtataggcttggtcttaaagacacacccacctgctggcgatgccaatcagaagatggggacaaaacccatgttttttggtggtgtgttaagatccaagaattttgagggttcagagttttatgtgtgacgtattgggcactcaaatttcattctgccccagactctgtattttaggcgatggggcggtcattaatttaGGGGATGGATACATAAAAAGTtgatgttcggggggaagggtttaatttgatataattcgattccgcattttctgttatgtttatataatttgttgaatggaatcaataaaaattgttaataaaaaaaataattgtacatttatTAAGAAAAGATTACAAAATATACACTGTTGTGACAAAATGAGTTTGAAATAATACTTAATGTAAAATATGACTGAGAACAAATAATCTTTAGTGCCTGTGTTTATCCTATCAACCGTGTTTATCCTGAAAACCAAAAGAGTACCTTTATAAGTCCATAGTAGACACAATAAATATTTAGAACATGTTTTAGATTAAAATATGAAAGGTTGAATTGCTCTTTAAATATTCACATTTGTACAGTATAGTGGTCACTAAATGTGACTGTGACCAAGAACATGGCACTATACAATATGACTTTGTTTAacattatgcaattttttttatatttaactaTGACTGACAGGTCCCTGTCAATTAAACAAGAGTACAAGTGTCTGCAATACAGAGTTCCCTGTATATGATTGCAAAATTCAACTGTAGCTCTCACACATGGAGATGGAGTCAAGATAAGGCAGTTTTCATGCTCTCTTGCAGTTGCTCTAGCTTCTCTTGCAGTTCCTGTGCACACCCTGACAGGTTCATGTAGTGTAATGTTGAGTAGATATTCTCCAGCTCTGCTCCACTGCTTTGGCTCCACAGACGTAGCATTCGGTACTGCTTTTCTAGATAGGACGGGCCTGTCTCCAGTTCTATCCTCTCCATCTGATCATCTGTCACAGAAAGAAGCCTCAGAAACTCCTTCCATCGTTGTACAGGGATTTCTCTGATGATTGTGTAGAGTACTGGTGCTGGCCAATATTCCTTCTGCAGCACCTGCATCACTAGGGGAAAGCATATAGATATGGCTGTTAGATATAGATGAATTGGTATAACCAGTAAAGAATGGGTTTATATGTAAAAGGTTGAGAAACACTTGTGTTGAACTCCTGTATCAAGCCCtttcaatggacccttttcatggactgtgatgatgcatttccacctTAATTTAGCAGCATGAATCTAGGAagctttttatattttcaattttttaattatttaatgtaaatttataacattattatttgtgttatattaccctggcattaataataataataaaaaaaaactagttaAAAGTGCTGTGATGGGCTTTCAAATACAGTTGCTGAGGAAGTGactgtaaatttggcatctttctctcttctgactgccataATCTTTCTCTATTGCTTTTCTCATTTGAAAAGTCAAGGAAGCTTAGTGCATTTTCTCTTTTGTTTAGGAGAAAATGGGAGCACAAAAATAATGGTCTCctatttacagtatacagtaagtCATAGTTTACTTCCTCATTCCAAACCCAGATATGTGAAAATGGTCCGTACAGTATGAGGCAAGCTCCCATATTAAGCATTTGATCTTTTTATTGGTGCCTAATCATAACAAATAAAAGGGAAATGAAAGGGAAACTGATACAAAATTCCTCATTGTTTTGTTATTCTTGTGCATTCCGAAAATTCTCTGCTATTATCTCTATTTAATTTACAACTTTGAATGTTGCCAATTCAATGTGGGGTTATAAGGCTCCAACACATACTTTCAAAGTTGCTAAAATGTGAGGGTTATTAGAAGTGAAAGCCTATTACCCTATCTGATTAGATAATTCTAAGAAGTCCTTTGATGTTGAATTTGATCACCTTGCCTCCAGGCTAAGCATAAAATTTCACACACGCCTACATGATTAAGGATAAacaatctatctacaggagtctgcagttgcatgtaagtgtgtttatttaattgttttactttgttgaagagtggtattcattgctagacttgtgctgtttgtttactgtcttgaactcgcgtcgcttatacgaaggttggtgtgtgtgtgtgtgtgtgtgtgcgtgtgtgtgctatattttttttgacttgtcccaggttattcactgctagatttagcgttgACTGGCCAGTGTTTGTGTAAAACTGtcgtggtttttagtgtttataaacagtgcttcacttgttttagggtattatttattgctgaagtgcagcataatttatttgcggtgcacggaagtcacacttgtcacctcgcgcgacccttagtttctgttgaccacgtgactagctttgttgtgctaagtagcattaaggcatgtCCTGCCTTTTTCATTGAAAGGCTCATTATCATCacgtatatatttgacttgaacgAAAGTGGTAGTCctcatgtaaagccctcctcgtgtgaagacctacttgtgtaaagaccagcgagtctacctgtgcgagtccaccgagcaaggacaccgacatgGCGCCACttaccatagcacttaagtatcttgttatcgtatctcttattattttccttctacatactaacatgtctacttcacgaataacacatgccttcaagcacatccctgttatctgttacagactgtTTACatgatatcgatgcaagaccaaatgcaacccacacaacctacggccactttgcacttcatcACCTGCTCcgttctctttctcagtgggactctggaactgccagtcaactgtgaacaaagctgacttcattccagcctttgccacgcagtccaccctcagcatcctggcactgacagaaacatggatacgtccagaggatacagcaacacctgctgctccaACAATTTCTcattctctcacacccctcgacacaccggtaggggcggGGGAACaagtttgctcattcataacaactggactttttcaacacactcttcactatgtagcaatactagttttgaattccatgctattactacaatgcaacccacaaaaatacatgttgttgtcatctatcgcccaccaggtcagctgacaaactttcttgaggagttggatgtcctgctgtcctccttgccggaggatggtaggccacttgtggttcttggtgatttcaacatacaccaagacaagccccaggccactgaattgaatactctcctggcctcatttgacttgggaaaaactacacaccacagcgactcacagatcgggcaaccagctggacctcatctttacacgtaactgtaccaactcaaatattcttgttactcctttacatgtctctgatcactactttgttcaattcaacatgacactcccatctatattaaaacagactccaccataggtttccttttgccgtaacctccattccctctcaccctctcacctttccactgctgtctctacatctcttcctacacaaaatgtatttaccatgcttaatgtaaacactgccacagacacactaagctctactttaacaacctgtctagacaacatctgtcctatctactctaggccagcacgtgctacaccacccagcccctggctgtctgacgtccttcgtgaacatcggactgacctcagggcagctgagaggagatggcggaaatctaaagatccagcagatctaggtaaatatcagtccctgcttgcaactttttcagataaggttaaatctgcaaaaacctcctattacagaacaagatcaacagcaccacagacactcgcagcttgtttagaacattcaacacacttctctgccctccccctccaccgcctgacacatcactgacagcagatgtctttgctacattttttactaaaaaggttacagccatcagcaatgcattctcagcaccacaccttgtcaaacacctgtctcctgtatgcaactcttctgtctccatgttctctcctctgactgacactgaggtctctaaactcctcctctccaaccaccccaccacctattcccttgaccccattccttctcaccttctccaggccatttctccatccatcctacctgcactcacacatatAATTAATACATCTCTACttttacaggcacttttcccactacatttaagcaggctcaagtaaccccactgctgaagaaacccgcacttaatcccacacaaatagaacactacagaccagtctctctcatcccattcatggcaaaaacacttgaaagggcagttttcaatcaaatctctgcctatctctcacagaacaagctgctggatgacaatcagtcaggctttaaaagtggacactccaccgagactgccctgctgtctgtcaccgtgtcgctgagatgggcgaaagctgaatcaagatcatcagtcctgattctgctggacctttctgcagcctttgacacagtcaaccataaGATCTTACTCTCTaacctctcctcgctgggcatcacaggaactgttcTTGACtcgtttaattcctatctctcaggtaggcccttcaaggtagcctggagaggtgaggaatccaagccacatcagctacttactggggtacctcagggatcagtgcttgggccacttctcttctctatatacacaacatcactgggacccatcattcaggcacatggtttctcttaccactgttacactgatgacacgcaactctacttgtctttccagcccaacgacaccacagtgactgctcgaatttctgcctgcctggcggacatctcggcctggatgaaggagcaccacctgcaactcgacaacagactaaatttcacagaccacatctcaaagaccgcaagatcatgtagatttacactctacaatatcaggaagataagacccttcctctctgaacatgccacacaactgcttgtccagtcacttgtcataactagactggactactgtaacgctctcattgcaggcctccctgcatgtgcaactagacccctccaaatgatccagaatgcagcagcacgtctggtctttaatgaaccaaagagagcacatgttacaccactccttgtctctctccactggctaccggttgatgcacgtatcaaattcaaggctctgatgctggcatacagaacagttactgggtctgctacAGCATagctaaaatcatttatgcagagctacgcgcccactagaagtctgcggtcggctaaggaacgtcgccttgttgtaccaacacaaagaggcaccaaatcccggactttcagcttcatcataccacgttggtggaacgaccttcccaaatccatccgtgaagctgactcactctctgtcttcaaaaaacgactaaaaacacatcttttccatgagcacttaaccagtcattaaaaaaaaaaaaaaaaaaaaatttctgttgcactttattctgttttgaatactattatgatgctagtgatactttgtaatacagcacttttcataccactgtctcctaagatgatttgcttatgttttcctctcttgtaagtcgctttggataaaagcgtctgccaaatgaataaatgtaaatgtaaatgtaaatagatAAGGCACAAGAAAGACTTGCCCctgtaatttattatgtaatgaatttattatttattataataatcagAAAAGCAATTTCAGTGTaagattcagacatttttaaaacagaGAATACAACTTAAATGTGCAGTCAGTGATTTGCTTTGTTAGTTGCATAacctttaaaaagaaagaaaattattttgaaagattaggtttaaaatgatgtacactcacataagatgaaaactctagtcatatcagtcttGGAGAAAAAGATAATTTATGCACACATTCACGAGCGTCGTCATGTTGAGATtccatgaccagctgaatattacttgctttatctCGAAAATCCCTTGATGTGttggaataaattaatcacatctgactgtaaatagttaatttctacaatggcattggtaactgaaaacttttgctcCTGCATGCGTCTTTGCTGTATCTATGGCGGTAGGTGTCATAAACAAATATATTACTGAGTTCATTTTTATCttaatgtacactcactgagcactttattagggaaCACtgtggtcttaataaagtgcccaacgtggtcttctgctgttgtagcccatccgcctcaaggttcgacgtgttgttcattctgagatgatattctgatcaCTACAAttattgtacagagcagttatctgagttactacagactttgtcagttcgaaccagtctagcaattctctgttgacctctctcattaacaaggcatttccacccacagaactgccgctcactggatgttttttgtttttggcagcattctaagtaaattctagagactgttgtgcattaaaaacccaggagatcagcagttacagaaatactcaaaccagcccatctgacaccaacaatcatgctacagtcaaaatcactgagatcacattttttcctcattctgatggttgatgtgaacattaactgaagctcctgacccgtatctgcatgatttaatgcactgcactgctgccacatgattagctgattatataatcgcatgaataaatgctaagtgagtgtatatgcatAGTTACATTTTGGGTCTCTAATTGCAATCGAAGGAGCCATGATGCTCTGCCAATCTCCACTAAAGAGGCTGTATGGGTAGTTGGTCACTGGAATCCCCGAGCAAGCTTTGATGGTGGTTTTATTGCAGGATGAGACATTTCTAACCTTTAGGTATAAACAAATGGTGTaatcaaacatgtaaaaaaacataTGCCTCATGAAAGGATATAAATAATCctaaacaacatttttacagaaaataCAAACCATTGTTGAGGGAATGTTGATTTGGTTATTAGGGTGATCTgctgaaacaaagaaaaactaaATTGACCAAACACCTCAAATATAACCATATTTAGATTTCTTAAATCAGTGTGTGTTTCCAATTTTAGGAAAGTACTACAtctcaaatcacaaaataaactaaTACAATTAAACTAATTCACTTAAAGACAAAACATATGCTTTTTTATTTCAACCAAATTAAATGCATGTATGTGTACCTGGTTGAATCTGAATGTTTGGATGTGTGCCAACATGCCAATGTTTTGCTTGGCAGAAAAGCTGTCTTTTTCTATGTAATACCCATATAATAAGAAGACAGAGAAGACCACCCAATACAGCCACAATGATCAATGACACCAGCAAGAGCTGGTAATGGGGAGATGAcaaacctaaaaataaataaataaataaataaaaggggaaCAAAAACAGGCACTGAGATAAAGGGGAAAATATTCAAAAAAAGGTGTAAAATGTGTTTCTTACCATttctaattatattatttatcaGTATTTGTGTATTTCaataatatttcaaaattacctTGTGATCCACTGTTATTGGTGGTGCAAAAAGATTTACAAGCCTCGTTCTTGCAGTCAAATCTGAAATAAATTACATGAACCAACAGAAAATGTAAACTGATAATTGATTTGATATTCAAGATGTTTTGGCTCAAAACACTGTTACAGCTCGATGGATCTGTCTAGCagaaatattggtaacactttacaataaggttctatttgttatagtaattgttaacattagatgccatgaactaacaatgaatgaacaatatattttatagcattaattaatcttggttaattttcaTTGATAAAAAGTGATATTATCTTATAAACTTAATTCATACgtaacacattttaattaaaaaaatatatatatacagtactgcagTGTTGTAATCAAGACCACCAAAACCGAGACCatgtcaagaccaagaccagagtgtatcgagaccgagacaagaccaagactttgaggggttgagaccaagtcaaaactaagaccaaggcagggcgagacccagtcaagaccaagaccagaccagtgcgagtcccacactgcatattccacttgatatctccgactaaaggcattccaatgGCAGATGCTCGGAAGAAGacattaaaggaaacaaaactgcaacactcccattagcttagcaggtctTTGACTGCCACCACAGATGTCTCCCATCAgtccaattcataaacaatctgcaacgctagcatttgtgctacaggtgtacgattatcaaaagagagtataatttaccatgttttgaacacctgctactctgctaacatttgttaaacatggtttaatatcatgtaatgtaggaactttgactaatttatcgatattatttaataaaagttaatgtttattacttattttgtacgtcttcctgggtgccgacaagattgtgtgtgacgtcatgcacctgcatctcggcgaaatctgagtttccgcacgactttccaagttgtaattacgacttcaagtggcgttccattgcacttttcccagtaggaagttggaaaaaccgactttccgagttgaatggaatgcagcaaatttgctaatgttagctagctagatttgctagcatcacttacacttagcttacctttctttatgcttcctttctaagtgccaatAAAAGTCTGACATGGTCCCAGCCatctcggtaagcattgcattgcagaatttacatactgctgtgtgctttcttttggacacttttttgcagatgaactctttgtggtttaggtcagtgtttccccaAAAAATgtctgccatggcacactttttaccattaaaaaatcccatggcacaacACTATCCCACATAATAACCATCATCGATAGTTTTACTTTttaagaacttgtccatgttttctgtctgtcttagtagcgtgaactcgtaatgtttgaattcagctatgcaaaaaacgcaagtaaaataggtacactgtataatgaggtcacagatgccaaaaGCGCTAGCtagataatgaaaaaccaacaaatttgtgtcttttccagtTTGTAGAGTTGTTCTTGCAAATAAAattttgcaaatacatttttgttttttatttatttatttatttaccgcATTTTTGCAGCGGGTCTAAATCacgttgttgatagagagaaaaaaaaacacataagacgcactgacagaggttggatctgGCAGGCATTAGAACTCTGGAGCAGCCGCAGGGGGGGTACatatgtccatgtactaaaataaaatatttgatgccataagtgtaccttcatttactattactattattttgaatggccatggaaaatgaagcattgtgataacaattttacctggtagcaataagtagtctgttaatttacctgatgaactttcaccttttgctgaccctttatgcttcccagagctaatgtgtgctactaaatcacttgcacctttattagcaactgacatataagtgccagctttacatgtcatacattctgcttcccacgggtctcgacctggacaaaagcatgggaatattttgtgcaaatcttctgtaaatttgcactttcgtttggg from Myxocyprinus asiaticus isolate MX2 ecotype Aquarium Trade chromosome 29, UBuf_Myxa_2, whole genome shotgun sequence includes the following:
- the LOC127420493 gene encoding tumor necrosis factor receptor superfamily member 1A-like isoform X2; its protein translation is MTVSTLCFDLVIILFLATQSHCKNLCESSFTWKDEPCPAGSHYLKHSTCCWCKDDFYTAHPNNLKYCLRCIQCDNLQVEEQPCNSTQNRVCACKPGFYKQYPDFCIPCKNCQNCTACLNCGEKCNQQQRITTTTAVCGNGYFLIGGKCQKCEKFDCKNEACKSFCTTNNSGSQGLSSPHYQLLLVSLIIVAVLGGLLCLLIIWVLHRKRQLFCQAKHWHVGTHPNIQIQPDHPNNQINIPSTMVRNVSSCNKTTIKACSGIPVTNYPYSLFSGDWQSIMAPSIAIRDPKLMQVLQKEYWPAPVLYTIIREIPVQRWKEFLRLLSVTDDQMERIELETGPSYLEKQYRMLRLWSQSSGAELENIYSTLHYMNLSGCAQELQEKLEQLQESMKTALS
- the LOC127420493 gene encoding tumor necrosis factor receptor superfamily member 1A-like isoform X1, whose protein sequence is MTVSTLCFDLVIILFLATQSHCKNLCESSFTWKDEPCPAGSHYLKHSTCCWCKDDFYTAHPNNLKYCLRCIQCDNLQVEEQPCNSTQNRVCACKPGFYKQYPDFCIPCKNCQNCTACLNCGEKCNQQQRITTTTAVCGNGYFLIGGKCQKCEKFDCKNEACKSFCTTNNSGSQGLSSPHYQLLLVSLIIVAVLGGLLCLLIIWVLHRKRQLFCQAKHWHVGTHPNIQIQPADHPNNQINIPSTMVRNVSSCNKTTIKACSGIPVTNYPYSLFSGDWQSIMAPSIAIRDPKLMQVLQKEYWPAPVLYTIIREIPVQRWKEFLRLLSVTDDQMERIELETGPSYLEKQYRMLRLWSQSSGAELENIYSTLHYMNLSGCAQELQEKLEQLQESMKTALS